One genomic window of Limanda limanda chromosome 16, fLimLim1.1, whole genome shotgun sequence includes the following:
- the me3 gene encoding NADP-dependent malic enzyme, mitochondrial translates to MNSLPGRAALSLCRRTAAGGLRVLAGSAGPPAGSLPADRPSFQAVRVCHSGKTRKGSISTKKRGYDITRNPHLNKGMAFTLEERLQLGIHGLLPPCFLSQDVQVLRVMKSYETRSNPLDKYILLMTLQDRNEKLFYRLLTSYIEEFMPIVYTPTVGLACQQYGLAFRRPRGLFITIHDKGHIASVLNSWPEEDIKAIVVTDGERILGLGDLGSYGMGIPVGKLALYTACGGVMPHNCLPVLLDVGTDNQTLLDDPLYIGLRHKRIRGKEYDDLVDEFMQAVTDKYGMDCLIQFEDFANSNAFRILNKYRHRYCTFNDDIQGTASVAVAGVFAALKLTKNKLLDHTFVFQGAGEAALGIANLLIMAMAKEGVSREEAAKRIWMVDSRGLIVKGRGNINHEKEEFAHDHPHLKTLEEVVETIKPTAIIGVAAIGGAFTEKIIKNMASFNERPIIFALSNPTSKAECTAEQCYTLTEGRGIFASGSPFDKVTLADGRTFYPGQGNNAYVFPGVALGVIACRVRHISDDIFLTTAEAIAGMVTEEHLAEGRLYPPLSTIREVSFKIAVKVVNHAYKHNIASVYPEPKDKEAFVLSHIYSPDYDSFTLDTYEWPQEASKVQDV, encoded by the exons ATGAACTCTCTCCCGGGCAGAGCAGCGCTGTCCCTGTGCAGGCGCACGGCCGCGGGCGGGCTGCGGGTCCTGGCCGGGTCCGCGGGTCCTCCCGCCGGGAGCCTGCCGGCGGACAGGCCCTCTTTCCAGGCTGTGCGGGTCTGCCACTCCGGGAAGACCCGCAAGGGCAGCATCAGCACCAAGAAGCGAGGCTACGATATCACCAGGAACCCCCACCTCAACAAG GGCATGGCTTTCACCCTGGAAGAGCGCCTACAACTGGGCATCCACGGCCTGCTGCCCCCTTgcttcctctcccaggacgtgCAGGTCCTGCGGGTCATGAAGAGCTACGAGACACGCTCCAACCCTCTGGACAA GTACATCCTGTTGATGACGCTACAGGACAGAAACGAGAAGCTGTTCTACCGTTTGTTGACCTCTTACATCGAGGAGTTCATGCCCATCGTGTACACGCCCACCGTCGGTCTGGCATGTCAGCAGTACGGACTCGCCTTCAGGAGACCACG AGGACTCTTCATCACCATCCACGACAAAGGACACATCGCCTCCGTGCTCAACTCCTGGCCAGAAGAAGACATAAAG GCCATCGTTGTGACAGATGGGGAGCGTATCCTCGGGCTTGGTGACCTTGGAAGCTACGGGATGGGGATTCCTGTCGGGAAACTGGCGCTCTACACGGCGTGTGGGGGTGTTATGCCACATAATTGTCTCCCGGTCCTGCTGGACGTCGGCACTGACAACCAG acGCTGCTCGATGACCCACTGTACATCGGACTGAGGCACAAGAGAATCAGAGGAAAGGAATATGACGACCTGGTGGATGAGTTCATGCAGGCGGTGACAGACAA GTACGGGATGGACTGTCTCATTCAGTTTGAGGATTTCGCCAACAGCAACGCCTTTCGCATCCTCAACAAATACAGGCATCGATACTGCACCTTCAACGACGACATCCAAG gcACGGCGTCAGTAGCTGTTGCCGGGGTCTTCGCTGCTCTGAAGCTCACCAAGAACAAACTGTTAGACCACACCTTTGTCTTCCAAGGAGCAGGCGAG GCGGCTCTGGGAATCGCTAACCTGCTCATCATGGCCATGGCCAAAGAGGGAGTATCCAGAGAGGAAGCTGCCAAGAGGATCTGGATGGTCGACTCCAGGGGTCTCattgtgaag GGAAGAGGTAATATAAACCACGAGAAGGAGGAGTTTGCCCACGACCACCCGCACCTGAAGACCCTGGAGGAGGTCGTGGAAACCATCAAACCCACTGCCATCATAG GCGTGGCTGCTATCGGAGGAGCGTTTACTGAGAAGATCATCAAAAACATGGCGTCCTTCAATGAGAGGCCCATCATCTTCGCCCTGAGTAACCCCACCAGCAAGGCAGAGTGCACAGCGGAGCAGTGCTACACGCTCACAGAG GGTCGCGGCATCTTCGCCAGTGGAAGTCCGTTTGACAAGGTGACGCTGGCTGATGGACGCACCTTCTACCCCGGGCAGGGAAACAACGCATACGTCTTTCCTGGAGTGGCTTTGGGTGTTATAGCCTGCAGGGTCCGCCACATATCTGACGACATCTTCCTCACCACAGCAGAG GCGATCGCTGGCATGGTAACAGAGGAGCACCTGGCTGAGGGACGACTTTATCCTCCTCTGAGCACCATCAGAGAGGTGTCCTTCAAGATAGCAGTTAAG GTTGTCAACCACGCGTACAAACACAACATTGCTTCGGTGTACCCCGAGCCTAAAGACAAGGAGGCGTTTGTGTTGTCTCACATCTACAGTCCTGATTACGACTCCTTCACTCTGGACACGTACGAATGGCCACAGGAGGCCTCCAAGGTCCAGGATGTGTGA
- the nxpe3 gene encoding NXPE family member 3 produces the protein MCRNPSKYALIFLFLALFGVLLLLRNIHTVENWNCHTISALYQLQSRIQSSFLPTFYHNHTFCAQLGQKPSPEDELEERYLLDSIAWPGPLTRSAQTALRLTSDPMHSLFAILPTKGGREWHVGDQLEVLVQMHDFHGRPKRYGGDFILARLHSPELGAGVAGKVLDHRNGFYSALFPLLWVGSAQVEVTLVHSSEAVSVLQRLREERPDRVFFKSLFRLGFLSETTVCNMCLPPDQQPLCNYTDLYTGEPWYCYKPKILSCDTRVNHFKGGYLKHLISNKEALLFQSGVNIKVHIHPSGPDRVTVLPPRKDKVEAESSSAKPDAIMLAPSGYYYEESWRPLGGATMRQFNDTSAIIRCLKDKMIHLYGDSTVRQWFEYLIAFVPGLKEFNLNSPKNVGPFMAVDNAHNILLKYRCHGPPIRFSTVLSSELRYISNELDGLSGGPNTVVVLSIWAHFSTFPVEVYIRRLRHIRLALVRLLDRAPGTLVVIRSANLQALDPEVSLYNSDWYSLQLDEVLRAMFKGMSVLLVDAWQMTVAHPLPHDLHPPPAIVKNMIDMLLSYVCPENKKS, from the exons ATGTGCCGGAATCCGTCCAAATAcgccctcatcttcctcttcctcgctctGTTTGGAGTCCTCTTGCTGCTCCGCAACATCCACACTGTGGAG aACTGGAACTGTCACACGATTTCCGCGCTCTACCAGCTGCAGAGCAGGATCCAGTCGTCCTTCCTCCCCACTTTCTATCACAACCACACCTTTTGTGCTCAGCTGGGCCAGAAACCCTCCCCCGAGGATGAGCTGGAAGAGCGCTACCTGCTGGACTCCATCGCCTGGCCCGGGCCGCTCACCCGCTCCGCACAGACGGCCTTGCGCCTGACAAGCGACCCTATGCACAGCCTGTTCGCCATCCTACCCACCAAAGGAGGCAGGGAATGGCACGTGGGCGACCAGCTGGAGGTCCTCGTCCAGATGCACGACTTCCACGGTCGTCCCAAGCGCTACGGCGGCGATTTCATTTTGGCCAGACTGCACTCTCCGGAGCTGGGCGCAGGCGTGGCAGGTAAAGTGCTGGACCACAGGAATGGATTCTACTCGGCTCTGTTCCCGCTCCTCTGGGTGGGATCTGCCCAGGTGGAGGTCACGCTGGTGCACTCCAGCGAGGCGGTGTCGGTGCTGCAGCGGCTGAGAGAAGAGCGTCCCGACCGGGTTTTTTTCAAGAGCCTGTTCCGCTTGGGCTTTCTGTCTGAAACCACTGTGTGTAACATGTGCCTGCCCCCCGACCAGCAGCCACTCTGCAACTACACAGACCTTTACACTGGAGAGCCATGGTACTGCTATAAGCCCAAGATACTCAGCTGCGACACCAGAGTCAACCACTTCAAAGGAGGCTACCTGAAACACCTCATCAGCAACAAGGAGGCGCTGCTCTTCCAGAG tgGCGTAAACATCAAAGTTCACATACACCCTTCAGGACCCGACAGAGTCACTGTGCTCCCACCAAGAAAAG ATAAAGTAgaggcagagagcagcagcGCAAAACCAGACGCCATTATGCTGGCGCCATCGGGGTATTACTACGAGGAGTCATGGAGGCCATTAGGGGGCGCCACAATGCGCCAGTTCAATGATACATCTGCCATCATTCGGTGTTTGAAGGACAAGATGATCCACCTTTACGGAGACTCCACCGTCAGACAGTGGTTTGAGTACCTCATTGCTTTCGTCCCAG gGTTGAAGGAGTTCAACCTGAACAGTCCTAAAAACGTCGGGCCTTTCATGGCGGTGGACAACGCGCACAACATCCTCCTGAAATACCGCTGCCACGGCCCGCCCATCCGCTTCTCCACCGTCCTGTCCAGCGAGTTGAGGTACATCTCCAACGAGCTGGACGGCCTCTCTGGGGGTCCCAACACCGTGGTGGTCCTCAGCATCTGGGCCCATTTCAGCACCTTCCCCGTGGAGGTGTACATACGACGGCTGCGCCACATTCGGCTGGCGCTGGTGCGACTCCTGGACCGGGCGCCGGGGACGCTCGTGGTGATCCGCTCGGCCAACCTGCAAGCCCTGGACCCGGAGGTGAGCCTGTACAACAGCGACTGGTACTCCCTGCAGCTGGACGAGGTGCTCAGGGCCATGTTCAAGGGCATGAGCGTCCTGCTGGTGGATGCCTGGCAAATGACAGTAGCGCACCCCCTCCCCCACGACCTCCATCCGCCACCAGCGATCGTCAAGAACATGATAGACATGCTGCTGTCTTACGTTTGCCCAGAGAATAAGAAGAGCTAA
- the cep97 gene encoding centrosomal protein of 97 kDa — MGVADLKFDTDAGPVVDLSAQGMQKLDPSFTSDDTHTLVLDRNHIMKLDYLERSPGLQQLSVAGNRLVRMMGVSRLTELRVLNLPNNSIGYIEGLRDLPHLQWLNLSGNNIKVIEQLTNCVSLQHLDLSDNNISTIGDITKLVALKTLLLHGNSITALRSVPAHLPALLSILSLAENEIRDLNEVSYLSPLRDLEQLSIMSNPCVMATPSLPEFDYRPYIMSWCLNLKVLDGYVVSQKEGLKAEWLYSQGKGRLYRPGQHVQLVQYLTTVCPLTSSPALETAEDAKLEKILNKQRFHQKQLLEETQGSGDSPPRPTHLDVEMHRPQVAAPQEGAREAKKNTAAGPDVAPSVSESEPVVQVNTWVSGDSSQPSLPTVRCAKLREEHLSLEDVHTDEDKLNGSMLSSDSTYLPFMSDVESLTIQSDSEDETETFEPDSLAPRRPAQPKKHNTNEKQNSPPVDTPERKTHEEDGEAATVISPGVRVSVAQDDLETSSDCVEGEMKELPKQEDAGMCASKSSAMGAERAAVRIQSWWRGHYTRHCHHMAREVRSEIRLSRMQEHILFLSEKLDSAQKQYEEERLQRLVQEEAVKFLWKELQSMQQWRTSVEQQLADIAQAASLNPTSSPGPCEAATPVASSTTKPPSTDVSFPDSGFQSTSNQQAMLEDSFLSSGTEDSLKTVRALSPGPSGFAGVDSADCSLLEQYLSSVQQREEAEEVEEVISDRTAESQPSSPVSPGKTAQSHSPQQRAVEEQRTEGTSV, encoded by the exons ATGGGTGTAGCAGATTTAAAGTTTGATACCGATGCCG gcccTGTGGTGGATCTGTCGGCCCAGGGGATGCAGAAGCTGGATCCCAGTTTCACCTctgacgacacacacactctcgtcCTGGACCGGAACCACATCATGAAGCTGGACTATCTGGAGCGGAGCCCGGGCCTGCAGCAG CTGTCGGTGGCAGGAAACCGTCTGGTGAGAATGATGGGTGTGTCTCGGCTGACAGAGCTGAGAGTCCTCAATCTCCCCAACAACAGTATAGGGTATATCGAGGGGCTAAGAGATCTGCCTCACCTCCAGTGGCTCAACCTGTCTGGAAACAATATTAAG gtCATTGAACAACTCACCAACTGTGTTTCCCTGCAACACCTGGATCTGTCTGACAATAACATATCAACTATCGGTGACATCACGAAACTGGTGGCATTAAAG ACACTTTTACTCCATGGAAACAGCATCACAGCACTCCGCAGTGTTCCTGCCCACCTGCCTGCCCTCCTATCCATTCTCTCCCTGGCAGAGAACGAGATAAGAGATCTCAATGAG GTGTCATACCTGTCACCGCTGCGTGACCTGGAGCAGCTGTCTATAATGAGCAACCCTTGTGTTATGGCGACCCCGTCATTGCCAGAGTTTGACTATCGGCCTTATATCATGAGCTGGTGCCTTAACCTAAAGGTCCTGGACGGCTACGTGGTGTCACAAAAAGAAGG TCTTAAAGCGGAGTGGCTGTACAGTCAAGGAAAAGGACGCTTGTATCGACCGGGTCAGCACGTGCAGCTCGTCCAGTACCTCACCACTGTTTGCCCTCTGACCTCATCGCCAGCCTTGGAGACGGCAGAAGACGCCAAGCTGGAGAAGATCCTCAATAAGCAGAG gTTTCACCAAAAGCAGCTGTTGGAGGAGACGCAGGGGAGCGGGGACAGTCCTCCTCGTCCGACTCATCTTGATGTGGAGATGCACCGTCCTCAGGTTGCCGCACCACAGGAGGGAGCCAGAGAGGCGAagaaaaacactgcagctgGACCAGATGTGGCTCCATCAGTCTCAGAGTCAG AGCCAGTTGTGCAGGTCAACACTTGGGTTAGCGGGGATTCCTCCCAGCCGTCACTGCCGACAGTTCGCTGCGCAAAGCTCAGAGAGGAGCACTTGTCTTTGGAGGACGTTCACACAGATGAGGATAAACTCAATGGCAGCATGCTGTCCTCAGACTCCACCTATCTCCCCTTCATGTCTGACGTGGAGTCACTGACGATCCAGTCCGACAGCGAGGACGAGACAGAGACATTCGAGCCCGATTCCTTGGCCCCGAGGCGTCCAGCTCAGCCCAAAAAGCACAACACAAACGAGAAACAGAATTCGCCTCCGGTGGATACGCCAGAGAGGAAGACTCACGAAGAAGATGGTGAAGCTGCAACAGTTATCTCACCGGGAGTCAGAGTTAGCGTAGCACAAGATGACCTGGAAACATCCTCTGATTGCGTTGAAGGGGAGATGAAGGAACTCCCCAAGCAGGAAGACGCTGGTATGTGTGCCAGCAAATCCAGTGCGATGGGAGCCGAGAGGGCGGCAGTGAGAATACAGTCCTGGTGGAGGGGACACTACACTCGACACTGTCACCACATGGCCCGAGAGGTGCGCAGCGAGATCCGCCTGAGCAGGATGCAAGAGCACATCCTGTTCCTGTCTGAGAAGCTGGACAG TGCGCAGAAGCAGTATGAGGAAGAGAGACTACAAAGGCTTGTTCAGGAGGAGGCTGTGAAGTTTCTGTGGAAAGAG CTCCAGTCGATGCAGCAGTGGAGGACgtctgtggagcagcagctggctgACATCGCTCAGGCTGCCTCCCTGAATCCGACCTCATCTCCTGGACCGTGTGAGGCCGCGACCCCAGTTGCCTCCAGCACAACGAAGCCGCCTAGCACCGACGTTTCCTTCCCAGACTCTGGTTTCCAGTCGACGAGCAATCAGCAGGCCATGCTGGAGGACAGCTTCCTGAGCAGCGGGACAGAAGACTCCCTGAAGACGGTGCGAGCACTGAGCCCCGGTCCTAGCGGCTTCGCTGGTGTGGACAGCGCAGACTGCAGCCTGCTGGAGCAGTACCTCTcctctgtgcagcagagagaggaggcggaggaggtggaggaggtgatcaGTGATAGAACAGCAGAATCACAGCCTTCATCGCCAGTGTCACCTGGTAAAACAGCACAGTCCCACTCCCCCCAGCAGAGGGCAGTAGAAGAGCAAAGAACGGAGGGAACGTCTGTCTGA